The Carassius auratus strain Wakin unplaced genomic scaffold, ASM336829v1 scaf_tig00214919, whole genome shotgun sequence genome segment GACTAAGTTACAGTTTGGACTAAGGGTGATACATTCAAATGAAGGATAGACTTTTTCTCCTAACTCCCAccaagacacatacacacacacacctccctgCACATACAAATTACTCATGAGTCCATCGTTTCTGAGGTCATCACTACAGTATCACTGCTTTGGTTTGTAGAAGGTTGCACCTCCAGGGTAGCATGAAGGCCTTGTGTTTCACTGTAAACAGACTCCAAAAGCTCATCTGGATCTGATGTGGTAGGGACCGCCTGCCTGGAGTTGGGAACAGAAGCTGTAGCCAGAGCAGCTTGAGGTGCTGGAAGGTTCTGGTCAGCCTGCTGGGTCTGTGGCATCCTCTCTAATTCTGCATGCTTTCTGCCTCTCCTCCGGCCCAACACTTTGACATAGTTGGCAGGTACGAGGCCAGTGGTCTGCCCATCCACACTGGCTAACAGCCAGCCACGCACCCTGGGCTGTTGTTCTGAAAATAAGAGTGAAATACACTGAGTACAAgctttaaaggcagggtaggtaagaaatttataaacaactttcttccaaatttgtttaaactttctatttatatcaatgcataattaaaatgtaagtactctgataaaaagagtataaaaatcgagtgactctagaccgtttaatctgtattaaacacagctcattatttcctttcggcacgaaacataggattggcttaggcgactgtcactctctcgcaaccatggcaaccacccttttgccacacatgacctgcccacttgcgtacgcacgtttgatttgaggaattcaagaggcatggatcctaggaataccaaaacaatggcagagaaacagcaagcaaaattcactgtaccggcctatgcagttagtgaaggcaaaccaggcaaaaaaaggaagacagtaacagtacaagaaaaggcaatgaacaaaaagtctttggataaacaaagaaataaaacgtgAGTTAATATCGGCGTGCCTTTCCAGCGATGGCTGgaactgagggaactcaagtGCTCCTTGCCCTGCCCTGCACTTCGACCACCCCGTCCTCGGCCTCTACTTCCTCGGACCCTAGTTGCACGGCCTCTTGCACGACCTCCTCTGCTTCGCCCTCGACCCCGGACCTGTCCTTGAGCTGACGATGCGGTACTTGTCTCTGGAGTGTAACGTTAGTCCTCATCAGAGTCAACAATGCTTTCATCATGGAAACTCTTACATGCAGAACAACGTATATGTTATGAATCTTACACgaaattcatcttcatcacagtgtaaatgatggtaatggaaaaacgtgtatcatgcaacctgtttttagctttgccttatagataactagctcgttagcgaatcaaaaaatatatattttaaactttaccaatatcaatatgctagcttgatagtgagtactaaaatacatcttgtttgtttatcttcataattataaagttatttttattacatgtgattctgacatgatttcactacatgcactctgctccttcctctccgctcgtctcaggtaaataatgcgtcttccagctcagtggtcggagtcgcgcgttcatgtgttttgggggcgtggctttagaaggcgcccagaagggagggggtggtgtgaatggaaataatgagctgtctttaaaacagtcgttagaggtctacagacactcgatttttatactttctttttcagagtacttacattttaattatgtattgatatataaataaagtttaaacacatttggaaaaaaagttttttatacatgttttacctaccctgcctttaagtcAGTGTTTATAATACAGAGGAAAAACACACATTGGTTTTAATATGCTTGACGTTAGtgaatttttaaatgttacattgttTAATATGGGAATAGTTGCCCCACTAGCTAGCTAGTGTTTTATGCATGTCAAAGTGTTTAAGTACTCTTATGTTCAGAATCCTTCTTGTTCTTTTACCTTTAGGGGCAAGATTAAGCATGTCTCCAGCCTGTAGAGAGATTTCTTCCTCAGATGCAGCTGTGAAGTCATACTCCGCTCGTGCTACCACATGGTCATCCTCCCCACTTGCCCAGTCAGTGGCTATAAAACAGGACACAGACACATGCTTCAGAACTTGtacaaacagaacaaacaaactaCAAACACATTTAGGTCATCCAATCATTTCTATAGGCTGCTGATAAAGATGTGCATACTAAACTCTGCAATAAATTCAGTGTCCTAGGTGCTGCTTCAGAAGTGTAAAGCTTCTCTCAGCTTTTATTTGTGGTACAACACACACTACTGTTCTAAAGTTTGTTTtagaaatgcattataatatttttcatttatttgatcaaaagtacagtagtattgcaaaatagtattacaatttaaaataacttttctattttaatattttaaaatattattaatgttgaaaacaattgtactgcttaatattattgtggaaactgtgatatattttatagaatagcaagctaatttattattatatataactaactaattataatataactaattaatttatcctaattataaaaaaaaaaaatttgataacATCAAATATTAGTATAGAATAGCaagctaatttattattatatataactaactaattataatataactaattaatttatcctaattatttaaaaaaaaaattgataacaTCAAATATTAgtataaaatataagtatttattaatttcttaatactAAAAATCCCCAATTTTTGGAATGGTAGGGTAAATCATTCTCAAAACGGGTCCTATGATCccacattaaaatcaaaatataaatggcAGTCATATATATTCAGCATAATACTGGTCTCTAAAACTTTCACCATTGTCACAAACTAAATAATAAAGCAAAGGCATCCTTGGCTTTTTAACAAGTCTCAAGTCAGACCAATAGATAGTGAAAAGAGTGTGTGAAGTTTAAGATGAGAACAGACAGAACAGGAAGGGAGAAAAATGTCTCACCATTTTCCTCAGGATCCTCAGCAGACCGCAAAAGCTTCCAGATCAAATATGGCCCTCCAAGAACTACagcaaaaaacaagaaaatgggCCATGATTTGACAGAATTCGCTCTGGGGTCATCAATCCCTGCTCCTCTGGTTCCTGAAGCAGACACCATGGAAGAAGCGGCGCTGTCCGCCCACAAGTCATCCACCTCTGAATCCTGGCGCAATCCTAGCAGCCTCTGCAGCCTGCGATATAGGTATCTAAGGGTCCTAACCAGAGCGAAGGCAGACAGCACTTTTGTGAAATGTATGCGCAAGCGGGAGAAGTGATTGGCCACATCCAGGACAGCACGGAAGCTGTTGTAGACAGCAGAGAACGTAGCGTCCATCATCATGCTGACTGAGGAGAAGGCGTGGACAATGCTCTCAATCGACTGAAATGCTCCACGGCTGCTTTCCTCTGCCTGCTGGACAAAGCGGCTTGGTGGGATCTCGTCTGTTTGGTTATA includes the following:
- the LOC113093177 gene encoding peroxisomal membrane protein PEX13-like, encoding MAHPPPKPWERGIPGTMRAPLNYRSTDFGSASRSGPSVSGPPILTRVTPPIPPRPVQQAYRPSYSSFSSSYSPYGSSIYGGYSPYSYSGYGVGGNLGYNRYNQTDEIPPSRFVQQAEESSRGAFQSIESIVHAFSSVSMMMDATFSAVYNSFRAVLDVANHFSRLRIHFTKVLSAFALVRTLRYLYRRLQRLLGLRQDSEVDDLWADSAASSMVSASGTRGAGIDDPRANSVKSWPIFLFFAVVLGGPYLIWKLLRSAEDPEENATDWASGEDDHVVARAEYDFTAASEEEISLQAGDMLNLAPKEQQPRVRGWLLASVDGQTTGLVPANYVKVLGRRRGRKHAELERMPQTQQADQNLPAPQAALATASVPNSRQAVPTTSDPDELLESVYSETQGLHATLEVQPSTNQSSDTVVMTSETMDS